One Desulfovibrio sp. ZJ209 genomic window carries:
- a CDS encoding YlxR family protein has translation MPEAGAICGPVRMCVICRRRFAKAELSRHVLAPEGILIIDEAQQSPGRGFYLCPDPACGRRFEKYRPGTRQRGRRSRAAAGRSKGAIWQK, from the coding sequence ATGCCTGAAGCCGGCGCCATCTGCGGCCCTGTGCGGATGTGCGTCATCTGCCGTCGCCGCTTCGCCAAGGCGGAGCTTTCCCGCCATGTGCTGGCGCCGGAAGGGATTTTGATCATTGACGAGGCACAGCAAAGCCCGGGCAGGGGCTTTTACCTGTGCCCCGACCCGGCCTGCGGACGCAGGTTCGAGAAGTACAGGCCGGGAACGCGGCAGCGGGGGCGGCGCTCGCGCGCTGCCGCCGGGAGGAGCAAGGGGGCCATATGGCAGAAATAA